One window of the Cryptomeria japonica chromosome 7, Sugi_1.0, whole genome shotgun sequence genome contains the following:
- the LOC131048472 gene encoding importin subunit beta-1: protein MAMEITQILLNAQSPDGNVRNVAEENLRQFQEQNLPVFFLSLSVELANDDKPPESRKLAGLVLKNSLDAKEAARKEELIQRWVSLDPVVKAQIKNALLQTLSSAAQDARHTSSQVIAKIASIEIPRQEWPELVVVLLGNMSSPVGEKQATLKQATLETLGYVCEEISSDVLAQDQVNSILTAVVQGMNTTDGNNDVCLAATRALYNALDFAQTNFENEMERNYIMRVICETTLSADVRIRQAAFECLVSISSIYYEKLAPYMQDIFRITAKAVKSDEEPVALQAIEFWSSICDEEIEIQEEYGGDFSGDSEISHFHFIKQALPALVPLLLETLTKQEEDQDQEEGSWNLAMAGGTCLGLVARTVGDDVVPLVMPYVQENISKPDWRCREAATYAFGSILEGPSLEKLSPLVNMALSFILNAMKDENNQVKDSTAWTLSRIFEFLHGPTVQTPIITPANLQPIIVVLLESIKDTPNVAEKVCGALYFLAQGYEQAGSSSPLSPFLADIIGALLATAERKDASDSRLRTSAYETLNEIVRCSTAETANIIVQLLPVILGKLAQTLELQIVSSDDREKQSDLQALLCGVLQVIIQKLGGVDATKYAIQQYADQMMALFLRVFACRSATVHEEAMLAIGALAYATGGEFAKYMPEFYKYVEMGLQNFEEYQVCAISVGVVGDICRALDEKVLPYCDGIMTQLLKDLSSAQLHRSVKPPIFSCFGDIALAIDGNFEKYLNYAMPMLQGAAELSAHTVGQDDEMVDYNNQLRNGIFEAYSGIFQGFKNTKPELMMPYAAHVLQFIEAVFRDKERDDSVTKAAVGVLGDLADTLGSNAALLFRNSAFFKEFLNECMMSEDNQVKETASWAQMTIERIISA, encoded by the exons ATGGCTATGGAGATAACCCAGATTCTTCTGAATGCCCAGTCGCCGGATGGAAATGTTCGCAATGTGGCAGAAGAGAATCTAAGGCAGTTTCAGGAACAAAACTTGCCTGTTTTCTTTCTGTCTCTGTCTGTTGAGCTTGCAAATGATGATAAGCCACCAGAGTCACGGAAGTTGGCTGGTCTAGTTTTGAAAAATTCCTTGGACGCAAAAGAAGCTGCCAGGAAAGAAGAGCTAATTCAGCGCTGGGTTTCCCTTGATCCTGTTGTGAAAGCTCAAATAAAGAATGCACTCCTGCAAACACTCTCATCGGCTGCCCAAGATGCCAGGCATACCTCTTCACAGGTTATTGCAAAGATAGCATCAATCGAAATCCCCCGCCAAGAGTGGCCAGAGCTTGTAGTTGTTTTGTTGGGCAATATGAGTAGCCCAGTAGGAGAAAAACAAGCCACACTGAAGCAAGCAACTCTTGAAACTCTTGGGTATGTTTGTGAAGAGATATCATCTGATGTACTTGCACAGGATCAAGTGAACTCAATTCTTACAGCTGTTGTCCAGGGCATGAACACAACTGATGGCAATAATGATGTATGTCTTGCAGCAACAAGAGCTTTGTATAATGCCCTTGATTTTGCACAGACCAATTTTGAGAATGAAATGGAGAGGAATTACATTATGCGTGTTATTTGTGAAACAACATTGTCAGCAGATGTCCGCATACGACAAGCtgcatttgaatgtcttgtttcaatttcttcaatatactatgagaaacttgccccttacatgcaggacatctttagaatcacagcaaaagcagttaaaagtgatgaagagcCTGTTGCTCTTCAAGCTATAGAGTTTTGgagttctatttgtgatgaagagattgagattcaggaggaatatggaggggactttagtggagattctgagatttcTCATTTCCATTTTATAAAACAAGCATTGCCTGCCCTCGTGCCTTTATTGTTGGAAACTTTAACAAAGCAGGAAGAAGACCAGGACCAAGAAGAAGGTTCATGGAATTTGGCTATGGCAGGGGGAACTTGCTTAGGTTTAGTTGctaggactgttggtgatgatgtaGTTCCTCTTGTCATGCCTTATGTGCAAGAGAATATTTCAAAACCTGATTGGCGTTGCAGGGAGGCAGCTACCTATGCTTTTGGGTCTATCTTAGAAGGACCTTCCTTGGAGAAACTTTCACCACTAGTGAATATGGCGTTGAGTTTCATTCTTAATGCCATGAAGGATGAGAACAACCAAGTCAAAGATAGCACTGCTTGGACTCTAAGTAGGATTTTTGAGTTTTTGCATGGACCTACAGTCCAAACCCCAATAATTACACCAGCTAATCTTCAACCTATTATTGTCGTGTTGTTAGAAAGTATTAAAGATACACCAAATGTTGCAGAAAAGGTTTGTGGTGCTCTGTATTTTCTTGCCCAGGGATATGAGCAGGCTGGTTCAAGCtctcctctttctccttttctTGCAGATATAATTGGTGCTCTTCTTGCAACGGCAGAAAGAAAAGATGCTTCTGACTCTCGTCTCAGGACATCCGCATATGAGACCTTAAATGAAATTGTGAGGTGTTCTACTGCAGAAACTGCTAACATTATAGTGCAGTTGCTTCCTGTCATATTGGGTAAGCTGGCTCAAACCTTGGAACTCCAGATAGTGTCGTCAGATGATAGGGAGAAGCAGAGTGATCTCCAGGCATTATTGTGTGGGGTATTGCAGGTAATTATACAGAAGTTGGGAGGTGTGGATGCTACTAAATATGCTATTCAGCAATATGCTGATCAAATGATGGCTCTATTTCTTCGAGTATTTGCCTGCAGAAGTGCAACAGTCCATGAGGAAGCAATGTTGGCTATAGGGGCTCTTGCTTATGCTActggtggtgaatttgctaagtatATGCCAGAGTTCTATAAGTATgttgaaatgggtctacaaaattttgaagaatatcaagtttGTGCAATTAGCGTAGGTGTGGTTGGGGATATTTGTCGTGCTTTGGATGAAAAGGTTCTTCCTTATTGTGATGGTATTATGACACAACTTCTGAAGGACCTGTCAAGTGCTCAGCTTCACCGATCAGTGAAACCACCAATTTTTTCATGCTTTGGAGATATTGCTCTTGCTATTGATGGTAATTTTGAAAAGTATCTAAATTATGCCATGCCAATGCTTCAAGGAGCAGCAGAGCTTTCAGCCCATACAGTTGGGCAAGATGATGAAATGGTTGATTATAACAATCAATTGAGAAATGGTATTTTTGAAGCATATTCAGGAATTTTCCAAGGCTTTAAGAATACAAAGCCTGAGCTCATGATGCCGTATGCAGCTCATGTTTTGCAGTTCATTGAGGCAGTCTTTCGAGATAAAGAAAG GGATGATAGTGTTACAAAGGCTGCAGTTGGTGTTTTGGGTGACCTTGCAGATACTCTTGGAAGCAATGCTGCACTTTTATTCCGGAATTCAGCTTTCTTCAAGGAGTTCCTTAACGAATGTATGATGTCTGAAGACAACCAAGTGAAAGAGACTGCATCTTGGGCCCAAATGACAATTGAACGTATTATATCAGCTTGA